From the Anaeromyxobacter dehalogenans 2CP-1 genome, the window GGGTCAACGCGGGTACCGGGAACGCGGGACGCGTGGACGTGCGGCGCGGTGCGCGCCGGGCTACCATCCGGCGGTGCCCACCCGCCGCCGCGGTCCGTTCTGGTTCTTCGTGCTGGCGATGGCGGTCGCGCTCGCCGGCGGCCTCGCCATCGTCGTCCTGGCGCGCCGGAGCGCGGCGGAGCGCCAGCTCCGGTACCGCGCGCCGGCGCCCGCGGAGCCGGCGCGCTGAGCTACTTCAGCTTCTCCTCCACCGACCGCACCTTCCCCGCGATGCTGTGGTCCGGCCGGTCCCGCCGGTCGTCGATCTGGATCGACGTCGAGACCCGGACGGCCCCCTCGGTGAACGGGTGCTCGTGCATCCGGCGCACGACCGCCAGGATCTCGTCGAGGTCGCCCTCGATGAGCGTTCCCATGGCGGTGAGCTGGCTGGTGAGCCGGGTGCCGCGGAGGATCCGCTCCACCCCGGCGACCCAGCGCGACACGCTCGGCGTCGCGGTGCCGAGCGGGGTGATCGCGACGAACACGACGGCCATGGTTCGCTCCTCCTCGGCGGCCCTCAGGGATCCGCGACCGCGCTCACGCGCAGCACCGTCCGGCCCAGGCGCACCGCGTCGCCCTCGCGGAGCTCGCGCTCGCCGTGCGGCGGGACGCGCGCGAACGTCCCGGTGGCGGAGCCGAGGTCGCGCAGGCGAGCGGTCCCGTCCGCCTCGATGCGCAGCTCGGCGTGCGCCGGCGCGATCGACGGGTCGTCGCCCAGCGACACCGCCGCGCCGGCCCGGCCCACGGTGATCGACGGCCCGCTGCGCACCCAGGTGCGCCCGGGCACGCCGCCCTCCAGCAGCTCCTCCACGGCCACCGCCGGCGGCGGCGGGCGCGGAGAGCCGATGCGCCGGGTGCCGTCGGCCGCGGGCAGCGGCGGCGGCGGCAGCGGCCCGGCGTAGCGGAGCAGCCGGCCGCCCACCGCGAACGGATCGCCGGGGCGGAGCGAGGCGGGGTGGCCGCGCAGTCGCACCAGCACGCCGCCCGGCGCGCCCTCGTCGCGGACCAGCAGCGCGCCGTCGCGGAACAGGAACGTGGCGTGGCGGTCGCCGATCGACGGGTCGTCGGCGAGGCGGAGCGCGCCCTCGCTGCGGCCGGCCACGGTGGTGGGGCGGGCCAGGCGGAACGGCGCGCGCGCCGGCCCGGGGCTCGGCTCGGGCACCAGCTCCACGCGGCCGGGCGCGAGCGGGGGCACCGCCGGGGACGGCGGAGGCGGGGCCGCGGCGGGGCGCGGGTCGGGCCGGAGCGCGGCCCGGATGGCGGAGGCCGGAATGAAGCGGGTGGCGGCGGCGCCGGCGCGACCGAGGGCGTGCACGAGCGGTGAACCGGGCGCGGGCGGCGCGGGGGCGGGCGGGGCGCTCGCCCGCGCAGGGGCCGGGGCCGCCGGCGCGGGGGCGGGTGCGGCGGTCCGCGCCCGAGGGGCCGGGGCGACCGGAGCCGGCGCCGGCGGGTTCGGGCCGCCGGTCGGCGGCGGCTCGCCCGCCCCGAGCGGCTTGCCGCAGGCGGAGCAGGCCCGGGCGCCCGGCTCGTTGTACGCGTCGCAGGCGCGGCAGACCACGCCGAGGATGCCGGTGAGCCGGCCGAACTCGAGCTCGCGGCCGCACGCCGGGCACCGGTCCATGGTGGCGTCGAGCGCCGCGCCGCAGCCTTCGCAGGTCATCCCGTCGCCTCTCCTGGCCCGGCGCGACGTTACCGCGCGCTGCCGGGGGACCTCAACGTCCGGTGCAGGCCGGGCCCGGGTCCAGACCACGCTGCCGCCCGCCTCCGCCGGGCCGGACGGCCCGCCGGGCGCCTCCCGCCGTCGCCCAGGGGGGACGCCCGCGACCCATCCCGGCGCCCGGTGCGTCCGCGGGTCATGGCACCGGGTGGCGCGCCGCGTTACGGGATCTGAGATGATGGGCAGGCTCACAGGCTTGCCGCACTCCGACGCGACCCGTTACGCTGGCCCTTCGACCTTGCTCAGGCTCAACGACATCCTGGACCGGGTATCCGGCTACCACCCCGATCCCGATCTCGACCTGATCAAGAAGGCCTACGTCTACAGCGCCAAGGTCCACCAGGGGCAGATCCGCAAATCGGGCGAGCCGTACCTGGTGCATCCGCTGGAGGTCGCGGGCATCCTCGCCGAGCTGAAGCTGGACGAGTCGTCGGTGGTGACCGGGCTGCTGCACGACACCATCGAGGACACCCTCGCCACGAAGAAGGAGATCTCCGAGCTGTTCGGCCCGGAGATCGCCGACCTGGTGGACGGGGTCACCAAGCTCTCGCAGTTCACCGCCGCCAACACCCAGGAGGAGAAGCAGGCGGAGAACTTCCGCAAGATGGTGGTGGCGATGGCGAAGGACATCCGCGTGCTGCTGGTGAAGCTCGCGGACCGCACCCACAACATGCGGACGCTCGACGCGATGAAGCCGGAGTCGCAGGAGCGCATCGCCCGCGAGACGCTGGACATCTACGCGCCGCTCGCGAACCGGCTCGGCATCCAGTGGATCAAGACCGAGCTGGAGGAGCTGTCGTTCAAGTACCTGCGCCCGGGCGACTACTCCGAGCTGAACGAGAAGGTCTCGGTGCGCGCCCGCGAGAAGGAGCGGTTCGTCGCGGAGGTGGTGGAGATCATCCGCCGCCGGCTGGCCGAGGCCGGCATGCAGGCCGACGTCTCCGGGCGCGTGAAGCACGTCTACTCGATCTACCGGAAGATGCGGCAGCTCGACGTGGACTTCGAGCAGATCCAGGACGTGGTCGGGTTCCGCGTCATCGTGGACACGGTGGCGGAGTGCTACGAGTCGCTCGGGTTCGTGCACTCGCTGTGGAAGCCGGTGCCGGGCCGCTTCAAGGACTACATCGCCATCCCGAAGCCCAACCTGTACCAGTCGCTCCACACCACCGTGGTCGGCCCGGCGGGCGAGCGCATCGAGGTGCAGATCCGCACCCGCGAGATGCACCGCATCGCCGAGGAGGGCGTGGCGGCGCACTGGGCCTACAAGGAGAAGGGGCGCGACGGGAAGGGCGCGGAGCTGTCGCGCAAGGACGCGGCGTCGTTCGGCTGGCTCCGCCAGCTGGTGGAGTTCCAGCGCGACCTCGCCGACCCGCGCGAGTTCCTGGAGACCGTCAAGGTCGACCTGTTCTCCGACGAGGTGTTCGTCTTCACGCCGAAGGGCGCGGTGAAGAGCCTGCCGCGCGGCGCCACGCCGGTGGACTTCGCCTACACCATCCACTCGGAGATCGGCGAGCACACCGTCGGCGCCAAGGTGAACGGCAAGCTCGTCCCGCTCCGCTACACGCTCAAGAACGGCGACACGATCGAGATCCTCACCAGCCCGAACGCGCACCCGTCCAAGGACTGGCTCACCTTCGTCAAGACCAGCCGCGCCCAGGCCCGCATCCGCCAGTTCATCCGGCAGGCCGAGCACCGGCGCTCGGTGGAGATCGGGCGCGACATCGCCGAGCGCGAGCTGCGCCGCTTCGGCGTCACGCTCAACAAGCTGCAGAAGGGCGGCGAGCTGGAGAAGGCGGCGCAGGCGCTCGGGTACCGGGTGGCGGACGACGTGCTCGCCGCGGTCGGCTACGGCAAGGTGTCGCCGGGGCAGCTCCTGCAGCAGGTGCTCCCGCCCGACCGGCTCGCCGAGCCGCCGCCGCCCGCCGAGGCGGCGCCCACCAGCCGCATCACCGAGCTGTTCCGGAAGATGGCGCGCCGCCCGACCGAGGGCGTCCGCATCAACGGCATCGACGACGTGCTGGTCCGCTACGGCAAGTGCTGCAACCCGGTGCCCGGCGACGCCATCGTGGGCTTCATCACCCGCGGGCGCGGCGTGACCGTGCACACCGCCTCGTGCGACAAGGTGCTGGGCATCGACCCGGAGCGGCGCGTGGACGTGGCCTGGGACGTGCGCGGCGACTTCAAGCGCCCGGTCTCGCTGCGGGTCATCACCACCGATCGCCCCGGCATCCTCGCCAAGATCTCGCAGACGTTCAGCGAGGCCGGCGTGAACATCTCGCAGGCGAGCTGCCGCACCACGCCGGGCGAGCGCGCGGTGAACGACTTCGAGGTCACCATCGGCGACCTGAAGCAGCTCAACTCGGTGATCCGCAGCATCGAACGGATCGAGGGCGTGCAGTCGGTCCAGCGCGTCTGAGGTGGCCCCCGCCGGCGCGTTGCCGGGGCCGCCGCGCGCGGGTAGGGTGCCGCGCATGAAGACCCCCATCGCGACGGACGGCGCCCCGAAGGCCATCGGCCCCTACAGCCAGGGCGTCGAGGCGCGCGGCAACCGCACGCTCTACTTCTCCGGTCAGATCCCGCTCGACCCGGCCACCGGCGAGCTGGTGAAGGGCACCATCGAGGAGGAGACGGCGCGCGCGCTCGGGAACCTGCGCGCGGCGCTCGCCGCCGCCGGCGCCGGCCCGGAGCACGTGGTGAAGACCACCGTGTTCCTCGCCGACCTCGGGGACTTCGCGAGGATGAACGCCGAGTACGCGAAGCACTTCCCCGCGCCGGCGCCGGCCCGCTCCACCGTGCAGGTGGCCGGGCTCCCCCGCGGCGCGCGCGTGGAGATCGAGGCGATCGCGGTCGTCGACTGACGGCGCGGGCTACGGCTCGACGTACTCGAACTGCTTGCCGGCGAAGTTGCGGAGCACCCAGCGCTTCCCCTCGTGGGAGACCACGTACTCGGGGTTCACCGGGATCTTTCCGCCGCCGTTCGGCGCGTCCACCACGAACTGCGGCACCGCCAGCCCGGAGGTGTGGCCGCGGAGCGCCTCGATGATGCGGATGCCGGCCTCGACCGGCGTGCGGAAGTGGCTGATGCCGCGCGCCAGGTCGCACTGGTAGATGTAGTAGGGCCGGATCCGCATGAGCAGGAGCTTGTGGTTCAGCTCCTTCACCACCGCCGGATCGTCGTTCACGCCCTTCAGCAGCACCATCTGGTTGCCGATGACGCAGCCGGCGTCGGCGAGGCGGCGGGCCGCCTCGAACGCCTCGGCGGTGCACTCCTTCGGATGGTTGAAGTGCGTGTTCACGTAGACCGGGTGGTGCCGGCGCAGCATGTACACGAAGTCGTCGGTCACGCGCTGCGGCAGCGTGACGAGGTTGCGCGTTCCGAGCCGGAAGATCTCCACGTGCGGGATGGCCCGGAGCCGGCCGAGGATGTGGTCGAGCCGGTCGTCGGAGAGCGACAGCGGGTCGCCGCCGGAGATCACCACGTCGCGGATCTCGGTGTGCTGCGCGATGTACGCGAGCGACTCCTCGATCTGCCGCTTGGCCGCGGCGCTGGTCGGGTCGGAGACCTTCCGCTTGCGGGTGCAGTGGCGGCAGTACACCGGGCAGTTGTGCGTCGTGTAGAACAGCACTCGGTCCGGGTAGCGGTGCGTGATGCCGGGCACCGGCATGTCCCGCTCCTCCGCGAGCGGGTCCTCGAGATCGGAGGCGAGGATGTTGAGCTCGCCCATCGTCGGCACCGACTGGAGGCGGATGGGGCAGGTCGGGTCCTCGGGGTCCATCAGCGCCGCGTAGTACGGCGTGATGCCCATGTGGAACTCGGCCTCGGTCTTCACCGCCGCCTCGCGCTCCTCGGGCGTGACGCGCAGGACGCGCTCGAGCTGCTCGAGCCGGATGACCCGCTCGCGCTGCTGCCAGTGCCAGTCGTTCCAGAGCGCGTCGGGCACGCCGGCCCAGATCGAGCGCGGGCCGGGCTTGAACCGGGACAGCACGTTCGCCACCGGGCGGGGCGCGTCCTCGTGCCGCACCGCCGGGGCCTTCGCCTCCCCGTTCGTCCGGCCGCCGCCGGCCAGCTCCTCGGTCACCCCGCCGACGTCGCCCATCACCGGAAGATTCGCCATGTCGTGCTCGCTCCAGGAGGCCCGGTCCGGCGGCCCGTTGCCCGCATTGCTTAACAGAGAGGGCCGCCATTGACATCTGCGACCGCGCCCCGGCGGTGTAGCCGAAAGGGGAGCCCTCGGCCGGAGGGCCGGTCTGGAACCCTGCAGGGCCTCTGGAGGTTTGACTCGGCTGCCTGCTGCCGTTACCTTCCGCGCCTCGCGTGCGCTCCCCCCCGGTCTCCTGAGGCCTGCGCCGCACCCGCGATGACCTGGCGAGAGCTCTTCCCCGGCACCACCGAGGCCGAGTGGCGCGACTGGCGCTGGCAGCAGCGCCATGCGCTCACCACGGCCGCCGACTTCGAGCGGTTGTTCCCGCTCACCGACGCCGAGCGCCGCGGCTTCGCGCTCGCCGCCGGCCACACCCGCGTGGCCGCGACGCCGTACTACGCCTCGCTCGTCGACCGCGACCACCCGGCCTGCCCGATCCGGCTGCAGGTCATGCCGTCGGCGGCCGAGGCGGTGCCCGCGCCGGGCGACCTCGACGATCCCATCGGCGAGGAGCCGCACCGCCCGGTGCGCGCCATCGTCCACAAGTACCCGGACCGCGCGCTCTTCCTGGCGGTGGACCGCTGCGCGGTCTACTGCCGCCACTGCACCCGCCGGCGCATCACCTTCAGCGACGACGAGGGCGGCTTCGACCGCGCCGCGGTGGAGGAGGGGATCGCCTGGGTGCGCGCGCACCGCGAGGTGCGCGACGTGATCGTCTCCGGCGGCGACCCGCTCTCGCTCTCCGATCAGAAGCTCGACGGGATCCTGGCGGGGCTCCGGGCCATCCCGCACGTGCAGGTGCTCCGCGTCGCCACGCGCGCGCCGGTCACGAACCCCATGCGCGTCACCGACGCGCTCGCGGCCGCGCTGCGCCGCCACGCGCCGCTGTTCGTGGTGACGCACTTCAACCATCCGAAGGAGTGCACGCCCGAGGCGCGCGAGGCCTGCGAGCGGCTGGTGGACCACGGCGTGCCGGTCGAGAACCAGTCGGTGCTGCTGCGCGGCCTGAACTCCTCGGCGCGCATCCTCACCGACCTGAACGAGCGCCTGCTCACGTTCCGCGTCCGCCCGTACTACCTGCACCAGGGCGACCTCGCCGCCGGCACCGGACACCTGCGCACGCCGCTCGCGGCGGGCGTGGCGATCCTCGAGGCGATGCGCGGGCGCACCAGCGGGCTCGCCATCCCGCACCTGGCGGTGGACCTCCCGGGCGGCGGCGGCAAGGTCACGCTGCAGCCGCAGTACCTCGCGGGGGAAGGCGAGGAGGGCGCGCGGGGCCACTGGCTCCGCAACGGGCGCGGCGAGCGCTACTTCTATCCGGAGCCGCCGGAGCAGGATTGCACCTGCCCCTACGAGGCGGTCTACTACCCCGCCGACGCGGCCGCGCGAGGCGGCCCGGCGGGCGGGGACGGCGAGGGCGAATGATCTCCAAGGTGATCGAGGCGCTGGCGGTGTTCACCACGTCGGTGATCTCGTCGATGGGCTACGGCGGCATCGTGCTGCTGATGGCCATCGAGAGCGCGTGCATCCCGCTGCCCTCCGAGATCATCATGCCGTTCGCCGGGTACCTCGTGTACCGGGGCGAGATGACGCTGCACGGCGCGGCGCTGGCCGGCGCCATCGGCTGCGTGGTCGGCTCCATCCCGGCCTACTACCTGGGCCAGTTCGGCGGCCGGCCGCTCATCGAGAAGTACGGCCGCTACGTGCTCCTCTCGCACAAGGAGCTCGACCTCGCCGACCGGCTGTTCCAGCGCTGGGGCCAGTGGGTGGTGTTCGCGGGCCGGCTGCTCCCGGTGATCCGCACGTTCATCGCGTTCCCCGCCGGCGTGTCGCGCATGCCGATGGGCAAGTTCGTCCTCTACACGTTCGTGGGCTCGTACCCCTGGTGCTACGCGCTCGCGTGGGTGGGCGAGTGGGCCGGCGAGGCGTGGCACACCGATCCGCGGGTCAAGGCGATCTACCACCGCTTCGAGCTCGTCATCGTCGTGGCCGGCGTGCTCGCCGTCGCCTGGTTCGTCTGGCACAAGGTGAAGGAGGCGCGCCGCGCCCGCGTGCCGGCCGCCGCCGACGAGGGCTGACGACCGCCGTGCGCCGCCCGCTCGCCACCGCCGCGGCGCTGGCCGCCGCGCTCGCCGCGGCCGCGGTCCCCGCGCGCGCCGAGGAGCTGATCCGCGTCCAGGTCCGGGCGCAGCCCGAGGAGATCCAGGAGCTGCGGCTCGAGGACTACGTGGCGGGCGTGGTGGCGGGCGAGATGCCGGGGAGCTTCCCGCCCGAGGCGCTCAAGGCGCAGGCGGTGGCCGCGCGCAGCTACGCGCTCACGCGCAAGGTGGAGGCGCAGGCGGCCAACCGGCGCTGGGACATCGCGAGCGGCGTCATCGCCCAGGTGTTCGCGGCGGGGCGCGCCAGCCCGCAGGCGCGCGCGGCGGTGGACGCGACGCACGGCGAGGTGCTGGTGCAGGGGATGGAGCCGGTGGAGGCGTACTTCCACGCGGCCTGCGGCGGGCGGACCGAGGCCGGCATGCCGGCGCTGGGGCGCGACCTGCCGTACCTCGCCTCGGTGGAGTGCGGGCGCTGCGATCGCGCGCCGCGCGTGCGCTGGTCGCTCGAGGTCGGCGCGGCGGAGCTGGGGCGGCTGGCCGGGCTGGGCGGGGCGGCCACGGCGGCGCGGGTGGTGGCGCGGAGCGCGAGCGGCCGCGCGGAGAAGGTGGAGGTGGCCGGGCGGGGGCGGCGGGTCACGCTCGCCGCCACCGACCTCCGGCAGCGGCTCGGCTGGGCGCGGCTGCCCTCGCTCGCGTTCGCCGTCCGCGAGGTGCGGCGCGGGTTCGCGTTCGACGGGCGCGGCCAGGGCCACGGCGCCGGGCTGTGCCAGTGGGGCGCGGCCGGGATGGCGCGCGAGGGGAGGGACTACCGCGAGATCCTCCGCCACTACTACCCGGGCACCGACGTGCTGCGCATGTACTGACCCGACCGTGCGCCTCTCCGACTTCGACTTCGCCCTGCCCGAGGGGCTGGTGGCCCAGGCGCCGGTCACGCCGCGCGACGCCTCGCGCCTCATGGTGCTCGCGCCGGAGGAGGGCTCGCCCGCGCACCGCGGCTTCGCCGACCTGCCGGAGCTGCTCGCGCCGGGCGACCTGCTCGTCTTCAACGACACGCGCGTCATCCCGGCGCGGCTGCTCGGCCACAAGGCGTCGGGCGGCAAGGTGGAGCTGCTCCTGTGCGAGCCGCTGGAGGGCGGGCTGGGCCGGCGCTGGCGGGCCATGGGGCAGGCCTCGAAGCCCATCCGCGAGGGCGCGGTGCTCACCTTCGACGGCCTCGAGGCGCGCGTCGACGACGTGGAGGGCGAGGGCTTCTACCGGGTCACGCTGGACCGCCAGGGCCCCGAGCTGGAGGCGGCGCTGGGCCGCGCCGGGCGCATCCCGCTGCCGCCGTACATCCGCCGCGCGCCGGACGCCGAGGACGCGGCGCGCTACCAGACCATCTGGGCGCGGGCGCCCGGCTCCGCCGCCGCGCCGACCGCCGGCCTGCACTTCACCGAGCCGCTGCTGGCGCGCCTCGCGGCGCGCGGGATCCGGCGCACCGCGGTCACGCTGCACGTCGGCCCGGGCACGTTCCTGCCCATCCGCGGCGACGACCTCGACCTGCACCGCATGCACGGCGAGCGCTACGAGGTGTCGCCCGCCGCCGCGGCGGAGCTCGCCGCGACCCGCGCGCGCGGCGGACGCATCGTGGCGGTGGGCACCACCTCGGTGCGCACGCTGGAGAGCGCCTGGCGCGACGGCGCCGTCGCCGCCGGCCCGGGCCGCACCGAGCTGTTCATCCGCCCCGGCCACCCGTTCCACGCGGTGGACGCGATGGTCACGAACTTCCACCTCCCCCGTTCCACGCTGCTGGTGCTGGTCTGCGCGTTCGGCGGCCAGGGCCGGGTGCTGGCCGCCTACCGCGAGGCGGTCGCGCGCGGCTACCGCTTCTTCAGCTACGGGGACGCGATGCTCCTGCTCCGCCGCTGAGCCCGGCGCGTCCCGTCCGGCGCGCCGTGAGGTGCGCCGGTGTGTGCTATACGGGCGGCGAGGAGCGGGGGGTTTGCACAGCGTCTCGGTCAACGTGGAGCCGGGTCAGTACCTGGCCGGCTGGCGGCCGGAGGCGGGGCAGATCTTCGTGCCGGCGCTCTCCGACTCGCGGGTGGGCGATCGCGTCGCGGTGCGGGTCGGGATCTACGGGCAGGCCATCCGGGCCACCCTCTACGGGAAGGTCGCCATGGTCCGGCGGATGGGGCGCCCGGCGCTGCCGCCCGGCGTGGACCTCGCGCTCGACCGCGCCTCGCTCCCGGCGGCCGGCTTCCTCGCCACCGCCGCGCGTGGCGAGCCGGTCTCGTTCCAGGAGCGGGCGCCGCGCTTCCCCTGCGACCTGCCGCTGCGGGTCGAGCACGCCGGGGGCGCGTTCGACACCGGCGCGCTCAACGTCTCGGACGGCGGCTGCGCGGTGCGCTGGCCCGGCCAGCTCCCGCTGGTCGGCGACCTGGTCGTGCTGCGGCTCGGCCGCGGGGTGTTCGCGCCGGCCGCGCGCGCGGTGGTGTGCTGGAACCAGCCCGGCGGCGCGATGGAGCGGAGCGCCGGGCTGCGGCTCGTCCTCGAGGGGCGCGCGGGCCGGGCCTGGCGCGGCGTGGTGGCCGGGGTGGCGCGCGTGGGGCGGCGCCCGGCTTGACAGGCCCGGCGGCGCGGGCGACACCGGCCCGGTGATCCGCTTCCAGCTCCTCGCCGAGGACGCCGCCGCCCGCCGCGGCCGGCTCGAGACCGCGCACGGCACCATCGAGACGCCGGTGTTCATGCCGGTGGGCACCGCCGCCACGGTGAAGACGCTCGAGCCGCGCGACCTCCAGGCGCTGGGCGCCGGCATCGTGCTCGCGAACACGTACCACCTGTACCTGCGCCCCGGGCACGAGCGGATCCAGCGCCTCGGCCGGCTGCACCGCTTCATGTCCTGGCCGGGCGCGGTGCTCACCGACTCGGGCGGCTTCCAGGTCTTCAGCCTGGGCGAGAAGGGCGCCGGCCGCGAGCGCGGCGGGCCCGGCCTGGTCGAGATCGCGGAGGAGGGCGTCACCTTCCGCAGCCACCTCGACGGCTCGCGCCACTTCCTCTCGCCGGAGCGGGCGATCGAGGTCCAGGAGGCGCTCGGCGCCGACGTGATCATGGCGTTCGACGAGTGCCCGCCGGCGCTCGCCGACCGCGCCTACCACGAGCTGTCGCTGGCGCGGACGCAGCGCTGGCTGGTGCGGTGCCGCGAGGCCTGGCGCGAGATCGAGGCGCGCGAGGGGCCGCGCTGCGCGCTGTTCGGCATCGCGCAGGGCGGGCTGTTCGGAGACCTGCGGGCGCGGGCCATCGAGGAGGCGGCCGCGCTGGACCTGCCCGGCTACGCGCTGGGCGGCTACGCGGTGGGCGAGACGCCGGCCGAGATGTGGGACGGCGTGGCCCGGGACGCGCCGCGGCTGCCGCGCGAGAAGCCGCGCTACCTCATGGGCGTGGGCACGCCGGAGGACCTGCTGGCGGGGATCGCCGCCGGCGTGGACCTGTTCGACTGCGTGCTCCCCACCCGCACCGCGCGCAACGGCCTGCTGTTCACGAGCCGCGGCAAGCTCGTGATCCGCAACGCGCGCTACGCGGACGACGAGCGGCCGGCCGATCCGGAGTGCGGGTGCTACGCCTGCCGGACGTTCACCCGCGCCTACCTCCGCCACCTGTTCAAGGCCGGCGAGATCCTGGCGCTCCGCGCGAACACCCTGCACAACCTGCACTTCTACCTGTCGCTCATGGCCGACGCCCGGCGCGCCATCGAGGAGGGCCGGTTCGCGGCGTTCCGCGCCGAGCGGCTGGCCGCCTGGCGCGCGGACGGCGACGGCTGACGGGGCCCGCCGGCCGGGTGCGCGCGGCCGCGCACGCCCGGGGGCCCCGGCGGGGAACAAAGGGGTTGCGGCCCTCGTCGAAATCACGCTAGAACACAGCGCTTTTTCTCACCCAAGCGGATCGAGCTCCGGAGCACATCCATGCATCCCGTCCTGCACGCCTTCCTGTCGCAGACCGCCGACGGTCAGGCGCAGAACCCCATCGTCGCCTTCCTGCCGTTCATCGCGATCGCGGTGGTCTTCTACTTCGTCTTCTTCCGCCCGCAGGCGAAGCAGGCGAAGGCGCACCAGGCGTTCGTGACCGCCCTGAAGAAGGGCGACGAGGTGGTGACGCAGAGCGGGATCATCGGCACGGTGGTGCTGGTGGAGGACCGCACGGTGACCATCGACGTCGGCGCGGGGACCAAGCTCCGCGTGCTCAAGGGCCAGGTCGCCGGCCAGTGGAAGCAGGTGGAGGCCCAGCCGGCCAAGGCGGAGGGGAAGAAGTAGATGGAACGCTCCTGGTACTGGCGCGTCGCGCTCGTCGTGGCGGTCGCGATCCTGTCGATCTACCAGCTCGTCCCGAGCTGGTTCTACTTCAAGCTCCCGCCCGACCAGCGGAACACCGAGGCGTACGACACCTCGGTGCCGGGCTGGGCGCCGGACGCGAAGCACCACCTCAACCTCGGCCTGGACCTCCAGGGCGGCATCCTGCTCTCCATGGGCGTGGACGTCGACCGGGCGGTGAAGACCAAGGTCGCCCGCCGCGCCGACGAGATCGGCGAGTTCCTGAAGGGCAAGAACGTCGCGTTCACCGGCACGCAGGTGGTCGGCGGCGGCGCGCAAGTCGAGGTGGCCGCCGCGAACCCGGGCGAGGTGAAGGACGCGGTGCTCGGCTCCTCCGGCTACGCGGAGGAGATGTACTCGCCGGGCGGCGCGCCGGAGGGCGCGGTCCGCTTCGCGTTCAAGGACTCGGTGCTCCGCGACTTCCGCGAGAAGGCGGTGAAGCAGGCGGAGAAGGTCATCCGCAACCGCGTGGACAAGTGGGGCGTCACCGAGCCCGACATCAAGACCAAGGCGAACAACCAGATCCAGGTCCAGCTCCCGGGCTTCAAGGATCCGGAGAAGGCCAAGGAGCTGCTGGGCCGCACCGCGCAGCTCGAGTTCAAGATCGCCGACGACGAGAACCCGGCGCTCGACCCGGTCCGCGGGCAGCTCCCGCAGTGCCAGGGCGACCGCCAGGGCCTGTCCCTGCCGCTCCCCGAGACCGGCTGCTGGACGGTGGAGCCGGTCGAGCTGCCGAACGGCGGCACGCGCGCGGCCACCATGGTCGCGGCGAACACCCGCACCGAGCTGGAGAAGGTCATCGCGGAGAAGCTGAACCCGCTGCTCGACCCGCAGAAGAACGCGGTCGGCATCGGCGAGGGCCAGGTCGGCCAGGGCCCCATCAAGACCACCTACTACCGGACCTACCTGCTCCGCGCGAAGACCGAGCTGACCGGCGACTACATCGCCGACGCGGCGGTGGCC encodes:
- a CDS encoding MTH1187 family thiamine-binding protein is translated as MAVVFVAITPLGTATPSVSRWVAGVERILRGTRLTSQLTAMGTLIEGDLDEILAVVRRMHEHPFTEGAVRVSTSIQIDDRRDRPDHSIAGKVRSVEEKLK
- a CDS encoding FHA domain-containing protein; its protein translation is MTCEGCGAALDATMDRCPACGRELEFGRLTGILGVVCRACDAYNEPGARACSACGKPLGAGEPPPTGGPNPPAPAPVAPAPRARTAAPAPAPAAPAPARASAPPAPAPPAPGSPLVHALGRAGAAATRFIPASAIRAALRPDPRPAAAPPPPSPAVPPLAPGRVELVPEPSPGPARAPFRLARPTTVAGRSEGALRLADDPSIGDRHATFLFRDGALLVRDEGAPGGVLVRLRGHPASLRPGDPFAVGGRLLRYAGPLPPPPLPAADGTRRIGSPRPPPPAVAVEELLEGGVPGRTWVRSGPSITVGRAGAAVSLGDDPSIAPAHAELRIEADGTARLRDLGSATGTFARVPPHGERELREGDAVRLGRTVLRVSAVADP
- a CDS encoding RelA/SpoT family protein, with the translated sequence MMGRLTGLPHSDATRYAGPSTLLRLNDILDRVSGYHPDPDLDLIKKAYVYSAKVHQGQIRKSGEPYLVHPLEVAGILAELKLDESSVVTGLLHDTIEDTLATKKEISELFGPEIADLVDGVTKLSQFTAANTQEEKQAENFRKMVVAMAKDIRVLLVKLADRTHNMRTLDAMKPESQERIARETLDIYAPLANRLGIQWIKTELEELSFKYLRPGDYSELNEKVSVRAREKERFVAEVVEIIRRRLAEAGMQADVSGRVKHVYSIYRKMRQLDVDFEQIQDVVGFRVIVDTVAECYESLGFVHSLWKPVPGRFKDYIAIPKPNLYQSLHTTVVGPAGERIEVQIRTREMHRIAEEGVAAHWAYKEKGRDGKGAELSRKDAASFGWLRQLVEFQRDLADPREFLETVKVDLFSDEVFVFTPKGAVKSLPRGATPVDFAYTIHSEIGEHTVGAKVNGKLVPLRYTLKNGDTIEILTSPNAHPSKDWLTFVKTSRAQARIRQFIRQAEHRRSVEIGRDIAERELRRFGVTLNKLQKGGELEKAAQALGYRVADDVLAAVGYGKVSPGQLLQQVLPPDRLAEPPPPAEAAPTSRITELFRKMARRPTEGVRINGIDDVLVRYGKCCNPVPGDAIVGFITRGRGVTVHTASCDKVLGIDPERRVDVAWDVRGDFKRPVSLRVITTDRPGILAKISQTFSEAGVNISQASCRTTPGERAVNDFEVTIGDLKQLNSVIRSIERIEGVQSVQRV
- a CDS encoding Rid family detoxifying hydrolase; protein product: MKTPIATDGAPKAIGPYSQGVEARGNRTLYFSGQIPLDPATGELVKGTIEEETARALGNLRAALAAAGAGPEHVVKTTVFLADLGDFARMNAEYAKHFPAPAPARSTVQVAGLPRGARVEIEAIAVVD
- a CDS encoding KamA family radical SAM protein, with amino-acid sequence MANLPVMGDVGGVTEELAGGGRTNGEAKAPAVRHEDAPRPVANVLSRFKPGPRSIWAGVPDALWNDWHWQQRERVIRLEQLERVLRVTPEEREAAVKTEAEFHMGITPYYAALMDPEDPTCPIRLQSVPTMGELNILASDLEDPLAEERDMPVPGITHRYPDRVLFYTTHNCPVYCRHCTRKRKVSDPTSAAAKRQIEESLAYIAQHTEIRDVVISGGDPLSLSDDRLDHILGRLRAIPHVEIFRLGTRNLVTLPQRVTDDFVYMLRRHHPVYVNTHFNHPKECTAEAFEAARRLADAGCVIGNQMVLLKGVNDDPAVVKELNHKLLLMRIRPYYIYQCDLARGISHFRTPVEAGIRIIEALRGHTSGLAVPQFVVDAPNGGGKIPVNPEYVVSHEGKRWVLRNFAGKQFEYVEP
- a CDS encoding KamA family radical SAM protein; this encodes MTWRELFPGTTEAEWRDWRWQQRHALTTAADFERLFPLTDAERRGFALAAGHTRVAATPYYASLVDRDHPACPIRLQVMPSAAEAVPAPGDLDDPIGEEPHRPVRAIVHKYPDRALFLAVDRCAVYCRHCTRRRITFSDDEGGFDRAAVEEGIAWVRAHREVRDVIVSGGDPLSLSDQKLDGILAGLRAIPHVQVLRVATRAPVTNPMRVTDALAAALRRHAPLFVVTHFNHPKECTPEAREACERLVDHGVPVENQSVLLRGLNSSARILTDLNERLLTFRVRPYYLHQGDLAAGTGHLRTPLAAGVAILEAMRGRTSGLAIPHLAVDLPGGGGKVTLQPQYLAGEGEEGARGHWLRNGRGERYFYPEPPEQDCTCPYEAVYYPADAAARGGPAGGDGEGE
- a CDS encoding DedA family protein → MISKVIEALAVFTTSVISSMGYGGIVLLMAIESACIPLPSEIIMPFAGYLVYRGEMTLHGAALAGAIGCVVGSIPAYYLGQFGGRPLIEKYGRYVLLSHKELDLADRLFQRWGQWVVFAGRLLPVIRTFIAFPAGVSRMPMGKFVLYTFVGSYPWCYALAWVGEWAGEAWHTDPRVKAIYHRFELVIVVAGVLAVAWFVWHKVKEARRARVPAAADEG